One genomic segment of Pseudonocardia sp. T1-2H includes these proteins:
- a CDS encoding LysM peptidoglycan-binding domain-containing protein translates to MAPSAVAERQDPTTRRAVPGREPAVGALAPVIPLRRGPRAVPAPAGSPTPPRVPGRTRPSPVRRGGTRERVVRPGVARARARRRPVGEARHRLRRLVAGLAVTLASTAAVVGLGLIADAAGAAAARSTVPDGTRLVVTGPSDTAWDVARRVAPEADTAAVVERILADNGLTSVALEPGRTLRVPA, encoded by the coding sequence ATGGCACCCAGCGCGGTGGCGGAGCGGCAGGACCCGACGACCCGGCGGGCGGTGCCCGGACGGGAGCCGGCGGTCGGCGCCCTCGCGCCGGTGATCCCGTTGCGCCGCGGTCCCCGTGCCGTTCCCGCTCCCGCCGGTTCGCCCACGCCGCCACGGGTCCCGGGACGCACGAGGCCGTCGCCGGTCCGCCGGGGCGGCACCCGGGAGCGGGTCGTGAGGCCCGGCGTGGCGCGGGCGCGGGCCCGCCGGCGCCCGGTCGGCGAGGCTCGCCACCGGCTGCGTCGCCTCGTCGCCGGGCTCGCCGTGACGCTCGCCTCGACCGCGGCGGTGGTCGGCCTCGGCCTGATCGCGGACGCCGCAGGCGCCGCCGCGGCCCGGTCGACCGTGCCCGACGGGACGCGGCTCGTCGTCACCGGTCCCTCGGACACGGCCTGGGACGTCGCGCGGCGCGTGGCCCCCGAGGCGGACACGGCCGCCGTCGTGGAGCGCATCCTCGCGGACAACGGCCTCACCTCGGTCGCCCTGGAGCCCGGCCGGACCCTGCGCGTCCCGGCCTGA
- the nrdR gene encoding transcriptional regulator NrdR, translated as MRCPFCRHSDCRVIDSREVEDGQATRRRRSCAACGKRFTTVEEAVLAVVKRSGVTEPFSRDKVVSGVRRACQGRPVHEDALQQLAHRVEEAVRAGGTAELPSHEVGLAILGPLKELDEVAYLRFASVYRSFSSIEDFEKEIADLREAAAGEAAEPRDREARDPVARRTGAGRGEATRE; from the coding sequence GTGCGGTGTCCGTTCTGTCGTCACTCGGACTGCCGGGTCATCGACTCCCGTGAGGTCGAGGACGGCCAGGCCACCCGTCGCCGCCGCTCGTGCGCGGCGTGCGGCAAGCGGTTCACCACGGTCGAGGAGGCCGTGCTCGCCGTCGTCAAGCGCAGCGGCGTCACCGAACCGTTCAGCCGGGACAAGGTCGTCAGCGGCGTACGACGCGCCTGTCAGGGGAGGCCGGTCCACGAGGATGCGCTGCAGCAGCTGGCGCACCGCGTGGAGGAGGCCGTCCGGGCGGGCGGCACGGCCGAGCTGCCCAGCCATGAGGTCGGGCTGGCGATCCTCGGACCGTTGAAGGAGCTCGACGAGGTGGCGTACCTGCGCTTCGCGAGCGTCTACCGTTCGTTCTCCTCCATCGAGGACTTCGAGAAGGAGATCGCCGATCTGCGCGAGGCGGCTGCCGGGGAAGCAGCCGAACCGCGGGACCGGGAGGCGCGTGATCCCGTCGCGCGGCGCACCGGCGCCGGGCGTGGCGAGGCCACGCGCGAATAG
- a CDS encoding vitamin B12-dependent ribonucleotide reductase: MTETVGAEASDRTSSGGGATRARRGAEKADGNGTAKRKRGAGLTVERLYTTAGVHPYDEVTWERRDVVMTNWRDGTVNFEQRGVEFPDFWSLNATNIVTSKYFRGAVGSATRESSLRALIDRVVGSYHRAGVEHGYFATDEDAEIFAQELTWMLLHQVFSFNSPVWFNVGTASPQQVSACFILSVDDTMESILNWYREEGLIFKGGSGAGLNLSRIRSSKELLSSGGTASGPVSFMRGADASAGTIKSGGATRRAAKMVVLDVDHPDIEEFVATKAKEEAKVRVLRDAGFDMDLGGSDITSVQYQNANNSVRVTDEFMRAVEEGTDFGLRSRTTGEVIERTDARNLFRGIAQAAWECADPGIQYDDTINDWHTCPESGRISASNPCSEYMHLDNSSCNLASLNLLKFLGDDGAFDAPKFARAVEMIITAMDISICFADFPTEPIAETTRKFRQLGIGYANLGALLMATGHAYDSDGGRALAASITSLMTGAAYKRSAELAGVVGPYEGYARNAEAHQRVMRKHASANDGYRTYPASTAIQKLATITWKDALATGERNGWRNAQASVLAPTGTIGLMMDCDTTGIEPDLALVKFKKLVGGGSMQIVNQTVRRALDKLGYQPEQAEAIVEYVAEHGHVVDAPGLRPEHYEVFDCAMGERVIAAMGHVRMMAAVQPFLSGAISKTVNMPETATVDDIERVYMDGWKLGLKALAIYRDNCKVGQPLSAGKAARKDAEPETVTVVEQRPVRRRLPKKRPSETVSFTVAGAEGYLTAGSYPDDGLGEIFVKLGKQGSTLAGVMDAFSMSISVGLQYGIPLEFYVSKFSNLRFEPAGMTDDPDVRIATSVLDYLFRRLALDHLPYEKRAQLGIFSAAERTSQVAESYGPGDFGADVDIDAIRSGVDATPAAAEPVGVDPAPVEVGSSTELLELRLGKAADAPLCLTCGTKMRPAGSCYLCEGCGSTSGCS, translated from the coding sequence ATGACGGAGACCGTCGGGGCGGAAGCCTCGGACAGGACGTCCTCGGGGGGCGGCGCGACGCGGGCCAGGCGCGGAGCGGAGAAGGCGGACGGGAACGGTACGGCGAAGCGCAAGCGCGGTGCCGGCCTGACGGTCGAGCGCCTCTACACCACCGCCGGTGTGCACCCCTACGACGAGGTGACCTGGGAGCGCCGGGACGTCGTCATGACGAACTGGCGGGACGGCACCGTCAACTTCGAGCAGCGCGGCGTGGAGTTCCCGGACTTCTGGTCGCTCAACGCCACCAACATCGTCACCAGCAAGTACTTCCGCGGCGCCGTCGGCAGCGCCACCCGGGAGTCGAGCCTGCGCGCCCTGATCGACCGGGTCGTCGGCAGCTACCACCGCGCAGGCGTGGAGCACGGCTACTTCGCCACGGACGAGGATGCCGAGATCTTCGCCCAGGAGCTCACCTGGATGCTCTTGCACCAGGTGTTCAGCTTCAACTCGCCGGTGTGGTTCAACGTCGGCACCGCCTCGCCGCAGCAGGTCAGCGCCTGCTTCATCCTCTCGGTCGACGACACGATGGAGTCGATCCTGAACTGGTACCGCGAGGAGGGCCTGATCTTCAAGGGCGGCTCCGGTGCCGGCCTCAACCTCTCCCGGATCCGCTCGTCGAAGGAGCTGCTGTCCTCCGGCGGCACCGCGTCGGGCCCGGTCTCCTTCATGCGCGGCGCGGACGCGAGCGCCGGGACGATCAAGTCCGGCGGCGCCACCCGGCGGGCCGCGAAGATGGTCGTGCTGGACGTCGACCACCCGGACATCGAGGAGTTCGTCGCCACGAAGGCCAAGGAGGAGGCCAAGGTCCGCGTACTGCGGGACGCGGGCTTCGACATGGACCTCGGCGGTTCGGACATCACCTCGGTCCAGTACCAGAACGCCAACAACTCGGTCCGCGTGACGGACGAGTTCATGCGCGCGGTCGAGGAGGGTACGGACTTCGGCCTGCGTTCCCGCACCACCGGTGAGGTCATCGAGCGCACGGACGCGCGGAACCTGTTCCGCGGCATCGCCCAGGCGGCCTGGGAGTGCGCGGACCCCGGCATCCAGTACGACGACACGATCAACGACTGGCACACCTGCCCGGAGTCGGGCCGGATCAGCGCGTCGAACCCGTGCTCCGAGTACATGCACCTGGACAACTCCAGCTGCAACCTCGCGTCGCTGAACCTGCTGAAGTTCCTGGGCGACGACGGCGCGTTCGACGCCCCGAAGTTCGCCAGGGCGGTCGAGATGATCATCACGGCGATGGACATCTCGATCTGCTTCGCGGACTTCCCGACCGAGCCGATCGCGGAGACCACCCGCAAGTTCCGCCAGCTCGGCATCGGCTACGCCAACCTGGGTGCGCTGCTCATGGCCACCGGTCACGCGTACGACTCGGACGGCGGGCGCGCACTCGCCGCCTCGATCACCTCGCTGATGACCGGTGCGGCGTACAAGCGCTCCGCCGAGCTCGCCGGCGTCGTCGGCCCCTACGAGGGCTATGCCCGCAACGCCGAGGCGCACCAGCGCGTCATGCGCAAGCACGCCTCGGCCAACGACGGCTACCGGACCTACCCGGCCAGCACCGCGATCCAGAAGCTCGCCACGATCACCTGGAAGGACGCGCTGGCCACCGGCGAGCGCAACGGCTGGCGCAACGCGCAGGCCTCCGTCCTGGCCCCGACGGGCACGATCGGCCTGATGATGGACTGCGACACGACCGGCATCGAGCCGGACCTGGCGCTGGTCAAGTTCAAGAAGCTGGTCGGCGGCGGCTCCATGCAGATCGTCAACCAGACCGTGCGCCGCGCGCTGGACAAGCTGGGCTACCAGCCCGAGCAGGCCGAGGCCATCGTCGAGTACGTCGCCGAGCACGGGCACGTCGTGGACGCGCCGGGCCTGCGCCCGGAGCACTACGAGGTCTTCGACTGCGCCATGGGCGAGCGGGTCATCGCCGCGATGGGCCACGTCCGGATGATGGCCGCGGTGCAGCCGTTCCTGTCCGGCGCGATCTCCAAGACGGTCAACATGCCGGAGACGGCGACGGTCGACGACATCGAGCGCGTCTACATGGACGGCTGGAAGCTCGGCCTCAAGGCGCTCGCGATCTACCGGGACAACTGCAAGGTCGGGCAGCCGCTGTCCGCCGGCAAGGCCGCCCGCAAGGACGCGGAGCCCGAGACCGTCACGGTCGTCGAGCAGCGTCCCGTCCGTCGCCGGCTGCCGAAGAAGCGTCCGAGCGAGACGGTGTCCTTCACCGTCGCGGGCGCCGAGGGGTACCTGACCGCCGGTTCCTACCCGGACGACGGCCTCGGCGAGATCTTCGTCAAGCTCGGCAAGCAGGGCTCCACGCTCGCCGGTGTGATGGACGCGTTCTCCATGTCGATCTCGGTGGGCCTGCAGTACGGGATCCCGCTCGAGTTCTACGTCTCGAAGTTCTCGAACCTGCGCTTCGAGCCGGCGGGCATGACGGACGACCCGGACGTCCGGATCGCCACGAGCGTCCTGGACTACCTGTTCCGGCGGCTCGCGCTGGACCACCTGCCCTACGAGAAGCGCGCCCAGCTGGGCATCTTCTCCGCGGCGGAGCGCACCAGCCAGGTC